In one window of Lepidochelys kempii isolate rLepKem1 chromosome 27, rLepKem1.hap2, whole genome shotgun sequence DNA:
- the ARL5C gene encoding putative ADP-ribosylation factor-like protein 5C isoform X2, whose product MGQLFAKLMSIFGSQEHKVIIVGLDNAGKTTILYQFLMNEVVHTSPTIGSNVEEIILRKTHFLMWDIGGQETLRSTWNTYYSNTEFVILVIDSTDRERLTVTKEELYKMLAHENAAVLIFANKQDVKNSMTTSEISKFLTLSSIKDHPWHIQGCCALTGEGLPAGLEWMKSRVAAN is encoded by the exons AGCACAAGGTGATCATTGTTGGCCTGGACAATGCAGGGAAGACCACCATCCTCTACCAGTT CCTCATGAACGAGGTGGTGCACACATCACCCACCATCGGCAGCAACGTGGAGGAGATCATCCTGAGGAAGACTCACTTCCTGATGTGGGACATCGGGGGGCAGGAGACACTGCGGTCCACGTGGAACACCTACTACTCCAACACAGAG TTTGTCATCCTGGTGATCGACAGCACCGACCGCGAGCGACTGACGGTGACGAAAGAGGAGCTGTACAAGATGCTGGCCCACGAG AATGCGGCAGTCTTGATATTTGCCAACAAGCAGGATGTAAAGAACTCCATGACTACCTCTGAGATCTCCAAGTTCCTAACCCTCAGCTCCATCAAGGACCACCCATGGCACATCCAGGGCTGCTGCGCCCTCACGGGAGAGGG CCTGCCAGCTGGCTTGGAGTGGATGAAGTCTCGAGTAGCTGCCAACTGA
- the ARL5C gene encoding putative ADP-ribosylation factor-like protein 5C isoform X1, which yields MGQLFAKLMSIFGSQEHKVIIVGLDNAGKTTILYQFLMNEVVHTSPTIGSNVEEIILRKTHFLMWDIGGQETLRSTWNTYYSNTEFVILVIDSTDRERLTVTKEELYKMLAHEDLQNAAVLIFANKQDVKNSMTTSEISKFLTLSSIKDHPWHIQGCCALTGEGLPAGLEWMKSRVAAN from the exons AGCACAAGGTGATCATTGTTGGCCTGGACAATGCAGGGAAGACCACCATCCTCTACCAGTT CCTCATGAACGAGGTGGTGCACACATCACCCACCATCGGCAGCAACGTGGAGGAGATCATCCTGAGGAAGACTCACTTCCTGATGTGGGACATCGGGGGGCAGGAGACACTGCGGTCCACGTGGAACACCTACTACTCCAACACAGAG TTTGTCATCCTGGTGATCGACAGCACCGACCGCGAGCGACTGACGGTGACGAAAGAGGAGCTGTACAAGATGCTGGCCCACGAG GACCTGCAGAATGCGGCAGTCTTGATATTTGCCAACAAGCAGGATGTAAAGAACTCCATGACTACCTCTGAGATCTCCAAGTTCCTAACCCTCAGCTCCATCAAGGACCACCCATGGCACATCCAGGGCTGCTGCGCCCTCACGGGAGAGGG CCTGCCAGCTGGCTTGGAGTGGATGAAGTCTCGAGTAGCTGCCAACTGA